The following are encoded together in the Pseudomonas sediminis genome:
- a CDS encoding LysR family transcriptional regulator, producing MHFDLPDLRLIAAVAATGSLSKAAATFPVAVSAASTRLRLFEERCGLTLFVRSSDGMSLTPAGRLVLEACQGVLKEARQFSETLQELNGERRITLRLAASTVANSTFLPAALGPFLADYPEVDLQLAEYNSKDVLQAAREGSIDIGVYDGNLATDDLLSLPFRNDRLVLLVPHGHALIEQRPASLRSALNYPFVCLPAERAMQRFIEYMAVRNALPLKVRVRAPSFDAIAQLVAQGVGVSMLPEVAATRFAQELPVTVVMLEDVWATRELRLCVRSWEVLSSHARQLVSYLSPEPPSGDSLDV from the coding sequence ATGCATTTCGACTTGCCCGACCTCCGCCTGATCGCGGCGGTTGCTGCAACCGGCAGCCTGAGCAAGGCGGCGGCGACCTTTCCCGTTGCCGTGTCGGCGGCCAGCACCCGCCTGCGCCTGTTCGAGGAACGCTGCGGGCTGACGCTGTTCGTGCGCAGCAGCGATGGCATGAGCCTGACCCCCGCCGGACGCCTGGTGCTGGAAGCCTGCCAGGGCGTGCTGAAGGAGGCCCGCCAGTTCAGCGAAACCCTGCAGGAACTCAACGGCGAGCGGCGCATCACCCTGCGCCTGGCGGCCTCCACGGTGGCCAACAGCACCTTCCTGCCGGCGGCGCTCGGACCGTTCCTGGCCGACTACCCCGAGGTGGATCTGCAACTGGCCGAGTACAACAGCAAGGATGTGCTGCAGGCCGCGCGGGAAGGCAGCATCGACATCGGTGTCTACGACGGCAACCTGGCCACCGATGACCTGCTGTCGCTGCCATTTCGCAACGACCGCCTGGTGCTGCTGGTACCGCATGGCCATGCGTTGATCGAGCAACGCCCGGCCTCGCTGCGCAGTGCACTCAACTACCCCTTCGTCTGCCTGCCCGCCGAGCGCGCGATGCAGCGTTTCATCGAGTACATGGCGGTGCGCAACGCCTTGCCGCTGAAGGTGCGCGTGCGCGCGCCGAGCTTCGACGCCATCGCCCAACTGGTGGCGCAGGGCGTTGGCGTGTCCATGCTGCCCGAGGTGGCCGCGACCCGCTTCGCCCAGGAACTGCCGGTGACGGTGGTGATGCTGGAGGATGTCTGGGCCACCCGCGAATTACGCCTGTGCGTGCGCAGCTGGGAGGTACTGTCATCCCATGCGCGGCAACTGGTCAGCTACCTCTCCCCCGAGCCGCCATCCGGCGACAGCCTGGACGTATGA
- a CDS encoding DMT family transporter gives MNALTASYRRSLDNGVLFAVLSATGFSLKAVFVKLAYAAAPVDAITVLSLRMGLALPLFAWLLWLSRGTGQARLSAKDWAHVLLLGMLGYYLSSLFDFYGLQYISAGLERLILFTYPTLVLLLQMLALGERPGPRTFLAMGLCYLGLGIALVHDIRVEGDSEQILLGAAWVFASAVTYALYYLGTGVVIRRVGSMRLAGLAGGSSAIMVLIHYAISGEPTQLASLPSQVWLYSALMAVLSTVLPIYWMALAIQRMGASHTAVFGNLGPVLTMFAAWTLLGEAISLYQIAGLALVLLGVSRLSASKRKTG, from the coding sequence ATGAATGCTCTGACCGCCTCGTACCGACGCAGCCTGGACAACGGCGTGCTGTTCGCCGTGCTCTCGGCCACCGGCTTCAGCCTGAAAGCCGTGTTCGTCAAACTCGCCTACGCCGCCGCGCCGGTGGACGCCATCACCGTATTGAGTCTGCGCATGGGCCTGGCCCTACCACTATTCGCCTGGCTGCTGTGGCTGAGCCGTGGCACCGGGCAAGCGCGGCTGTCAGCGAAGGACTGGGCGCACGTTCTGCTGCTGGGGATGCTCGGTTACTACCTGTCGAGCCTGTTCGACTTCTACGGCCTGCAATACATCAGCGCCGGGCTGGAGCGGCTGATCCTGTTCACCTATCCGACGCTGGTGCTGCTGTTGCAGATGCTGGCGCTGGGCGAGCGACCGGGCCCGCGTACCTTCCTGGCCATGGGCCTGTGCTACCTGGGCCTGGGCATCGCCCTGGTGCATGACATCCGCGTGGAAGGCGACAGCGAGCAGATTCTGCTGGGGGCCGCCTGGGTGTTCGCCAGCGCGGTGACCTACGCCTTGTATTACCTGGGCACAGGCGTGGTGATTCGACGGGTCGGCTCTATGCGCCTGGCCGGGCTGGCCGGCGGCTCCTCGGCGATCATGGTGCTGATCCACTACGCCATCAGCGGTGAGCCGACGCAACTGGCGAGCCTGCCGAGCCAGGTATGGCTGTACAGCGCGCTGATGGCGGTGCTGTCGACGGTGCTGCCGATCTACTGGATGGCGCTGGCCATCCAGCGCATGGGCGCCAGCCATACCGCGGTGTTCGGCAACCTGGGCCCGGTGCTGACGATGTTCGCCGCCTGGACGCTGCTCGGCGAGGCCATCAGCCTGTACCAGATCGCCGGCCTGGCGCTGGTGCTATTGGGTGTCTCGCGCCTGTCGGCGAGCAAGCGCAAGACGGGCTGA
- the modA gene encoding molybdate ABC transporter substrate-binding protein, translating into MLKPLQHGLLALGLIFTSGAIADEVKVAVAANFTAPMQAIAPAFEKATGHSLVASFGATGQFYAQIQNGAPFDVLLSADDTTPAKLESEGVTVPGSRFTYAIGSLVLWSADAHYLDGTGAALKAGQFKHLSIANPKAAPYGLAATQVLAKLGLSEAVKGKLVEGQNITQAHQFVSTGNAELGFVALSQVYKGGQVSSGSAWIVPDDMYDPIKQDAVILKQGANNPAAAALVEYLKGPEAAKVIKSFGYKL; encoded by the coding sequence ATGCTCAAGCCTCTCCAGCACGGTTTACTCGCCCTCGGTCTGATCTTCACCAGCGGCGCCATCGCCGATGAAGTGAAGGTCGCGGTCGCCGCCAACTTCACCGCCCCCATGCAGGCCATCGCCCCGGCGTTCGAGAAAGCCACCGGGCACAGCCTGGTGGCCTCCTTCGGCGCCACCGGGCAGTTCTATGCGCAGATCCAGAACGGCGCGCCGTTCGATGTGCTGCTCAGCGCCGACGACACAACACCGGCCAAGCTGGAAAGCGAAGGGGTGACGGTGCCCGGCTCGCGCTTCACCTACGCCATCGGCAGCCTGGTGCTGTGGTCGGCTGACGCCCACTACCTCGACGGTACGGGCGCGGCATTGAAAGCCGGGCAGTTCAAGCACCTGTCCATCGCCAACCCGAAGGCCGCGCCCTATGGCCTGGCGGCGACCCAGGTGCTGGCCAAGCTAGGGCTGAGCGAGGCGGTCAAGGGCAAGCTGGTGGAAGGCCAGAACATCACCCAGGCGCACCAGTTCGTCTCCACCGGCAACGCCGAACTGGGCTTCGTCGCCCTGTCGCAGGTGTACAAGGGCGGTCAGGTCAGCAGCGGCTCGGCCTGGATCGTCCCGGACGATATGTACGACCCGATCAAACAGGACGCGGTGATTCTCAAGCAGGGCGCGAACAATCCGGCAGCGGCGGCACTGGTGGAGTACCTGAAAGGCCCGGAAGCGGCCAAGGTGATCAAGTCGTTCGGTTATAAGCTGTAA
- the modB gene encoding molybdate ABC transporter permease subunit gives MTLSKNDLDAILLTLELASLTTVLLLIIGTPIALWLARTDSWLKRPVGAVVALPLVLPPTVIGFYLLVSMGPNGFFGQLTQSLGLGTFTFTFTGLLIGSIFYSLPFVVQPLQNAFEAIGRGPLEAAATLRANPWDSFFSVVLPLARPGFITAAILSFAHTVGEFGVVLMIGGNIPGKTQVVSVQIYNHVETMNYAQAHWLAGGMVAFSFIVLLTLYSGRSSRMRAL, from the coding sequence ATGACGCTGTCGAAGAATGACCTCGACGCCATCCTCCTGACTCTGGAGTTGGCCTCACTGACCACCGTACTGCTGCTGATCATCGGCACGCCGATTGCCCTGTGGCTGGCGCGCACCGACTCCTGGCTCAAGCGCCCGGTCGGCGCGGTGGTGGCGCTACCGCTGGTGCTGCCGCCGACGGTGATCGGTTTCTACCTGCTGGTGAGCATGGGGCCCAATGGTTTCTTCGGTCAGCTGACGCAGAGCCTCGGTCTCGGTACCTTCACCTTCACGTTCACCGGCCTGCTGATCGGCTCGATCTTCTATTCGCTGCCCTTCGTCGTGCAGCCGTTGCAGAACGCTTTCGAGGCCATCGGCCGTGGCCCGCTGGAAGCGGCCGCGACCTTGCGCGCCAACCCCTGGGACAGTTTCTTCAGCGTGGTGCTGCCACTGGCCCGCCCAGGCTTCATCACCGCCGCCATTCTCAGCTTTGCCCATACCGTCGGTGAGTTCGGCGTGGTGCTGATGATCGGTGGCAACATCCCCGGCAAGACCCAGGTGGTGTCTGTGCAGATCTACAACCACGTGGAAACCATGAACTACGCCCAGGCGCACTGGCTGGCTGGCGGCATGGTGGCGTTTTCCTTCATCGTTCTGCTCACGCTGTACAGCGGGCGCAGTAGCCGGATGAGGGCACTGTGA
- the modC gene encoding molybdenum ABC transporter ATP-binding protein, with amino-acid sequence MFGFGKAPPPAVHDDGRIRARFVVKHPGFALDVDLDLPGRGVSALFGHSGSGKTSCLRCFAGLDRPQQGYLQVAGELWQDSKRGFFLPAHKRAIGYVFQDANLFPHLSVRKNLEYGQRRIPASQRKVALEQALQLLGIGHLLERMPSALSGGERQRVGIARALVTSPRLLLMDEPLASLDLKRKHEVLPYLQRLHEELDIPVLYVSHAPDEVARLADHLVLLDEGQVRASGPLKETLLRADLPFASDDEAEAVIDGQVCGHDAAYDLLQLNLPGSEARLRLPHAALPSGHRVRVKIKARDVSLSLQRAEGSSLLNLLPVRVDGWQALDAQMLLTLRIGDQRLLARITRYSFDQLGIHAGQALWAQIKSVSLLAP; translated from the coding sequence ATGTTCGGTTTCGGCAAAGCCCCACCACCTGCCGTTCACGACGACGGGCGCATTCGCGCGCGCTTTGTGGTCAAGCATCCGGGCTTCGCTCTGGATGTCGATCTCGACCTGCCTGGGCGCGGCGTCAGTGCGCTGTTCGGCCACTCCGGCTCGGGCAAGACCAGCTGCCTGCGCTGCTTCGCCGGGCTGGATCGCCCGCAGCAGGGCTACCTGCAGGTAGCCGGTGAGCTCTGGCAGGACAGCAAGCGCGGTTTCTTCCTCCCCGCGCACAAGCGCGCCATCGGCTACGTGTTCCAGGACGCCAACCTGTTCCCGCACCTGAGCGTGCGCAAGAATCTGGAATACGGTCAGCGGCGCATCCCTGCCTCGCAACGCAAAGTGGCGCTGGAGCAGGCGCTGCAGTTGCTGGGCATCGGCCACCTGCTCGAGCGCATGCCCTCGGCGCTGTCCGGCGGCGAACGCCAGCGCGTCGGCATCGCACGCGCGCTGGTCACCAGCCCGCGCCTGCTGCTGATGGACGAACCGCTGGCTTCGCTCGACCTCAAACGCAAGCACGAAGTCCTGCCGTATCTGCAGCGGCTGCACGAGGAGCTGGACATCCCCGTGCTCTATGTCAGCCATGCGCCAGACGAAGTTGCGCGCCTGGCAGACCATCTGGTGCTGCTCGACGAAGGCCAGGTGCGCGCCAGCGGCCCGCTCAAGGAGACCCTGTTGCGCGCCGATCTGCCGTTCGCCAGCGATGACGAGGCCGAAGCGGTGATCGACGGCCAGGTCTGTGGCCACGATGCCGCCTACGATCTGCTGCAACTGAACCTTCCCGGCAGCGAAGCCCGCCTGCGCCTACCCCATGCAGCGCTGCCCAGCGGGCATCGGGTACGGGTGAAGATCAAGGCGCGCGACGTCAGTCTCAGCCTGCAACGTGCCGAAGGCAGCAGCCTGCTCAACCTGCTGCCGGTGCGGGTCGATGGCTGGCAGGCGCTGGACGCGCAGATGCTGTTGACCCTGCGCATCGGCGATCAGCGCCTGCTGGCGCGAATCACCCGCTACTCCTTCGATCAGTTAGGCATTCACGCCGGCCAGGCGCTGTGGGCGCAGATCAAGTCGGTGTCGCTGCTGGCGCCGTAA
- a CDS encoding sigma 54-interacting transcriptional regulator yields the protein MSFPPGFPPPLTFADSDKSPLSIRAKALVFVDARSRQLRERAEALAGNGQPLLILGETGTGKELLARYIHRHSERAGLFVAVSCAAISPQWGEAELFGHVGGAHVGAASSRAGWFGSANGGTLYLDEIADLARPLQSKLLSALETREVYRVGASQALPVDVRLVAASSIELSRAVAAGTFDERLYAYLCDGQLLFPVLRQRVGDILPLAEYFLGIHALRLGLAIPSISPAAQAVLEAHRWPGNTRELENVIHFALLLAGNAEIGPEHLELPGIA from the coding sequence ATGAGTTTTCCACCAGGCTTCCCACCGCCATTGACCTTCGCCGATTCGGACAAGAGCCCACTGAGCATTCGGGCCAAGGCGCTGGTATTCGTCGACGCCCGTTCGCGTCAATTGCGCGAGCGCGCCGAGGCGCTGGCGGGTAACGGCCAGCCGTTGCTGATCCTTGGCGAGACCGGTACCGGCAAGGAGTTGCTGGCGCGCTATATCCATCGCCACAGTGAGCGTGCTGGCCTGTTCGTGGCGGTGAGCTGCGCGGCGATCAGCCCGCAATGGGGCGAGGCCGAGCTGTTCGGTCATGTTGGCGGCGCTCATGTCGGCGCCGCCAGCAGCCGTGCCGGCTGGTTCGGTTCGGCCAACGGCGGCACGCTCTACCTCGACGAGATCGCCGACCTCGCGCGCCCGTTGCAGAGCAAGCTGCTGTCCGCGCTGGAAACCCGCGAGGTGTATCGCGTTGGCGCCAGCCAGGCGTTGCCGGTGGATGTACGCCTGGTGGCGGCGAGCAGCATTGAGCTATCCCGCGCGGTGGCCGCCGGCACTTTCGATGAGCGCTTGTACGCCTACCTGTGCGATGGCCAGCTGCTGTTTCCGGTGCTGCGTCAGCGCGTCGGCGATATCCTGCCGTTGGCCGAATACTTCCTCGGCATCCACGCCCTGCGCCTGGGCCTGGCCATTCCGTCGATCAGTCCGGCGGCGCAGGCAGTGCTGGAGGCGCACCGCTGGCCGGGCAATACCCGCGAGCTGGAGAACGTCATCCACTTCGCCCTGCTGCTGGCGGGGAACGCTGAAATCGGGCCGGAGCATCTGGAGCTGCCGGGTATTGCGTAA
- a CDS encoding RBBP9/YdeN family alpha/beta hydrolase, with product MGSEAIRYLILPGWQGSSEEHWQSHWQRSLPNSARVEQKDWLNPQRGDWVAALNQAIAADPRPIILIAHSLGCVTVAHWAAQAPVELLRRVRGALLVAPADVERPGCPVPLQNFAPIPRDLLPFPSLLVGSDNDAAASALRAMELARAWGSEAAILTGAGHINVKSGHRYWEQGFGYLYRLQSRIEQQSRLRA from the coding sequence ATGGGCAGCGAAGCAATCCGTTATCTGATCCTGCCGGGCTGGCAGGGCTCATCCGAGGAACACTGGCAAAGCCACTGGCAGCGCAGCCTGCCCAACAGTGCGCGGGTCGAACAGAAGGACTGGCTCAACCCGCAACGGGGCGATTGGGTTGCTGCCTTGAACCAGGCGATTGCCGCTGATCCGCGCCCGATTATCCTCATCGCTCATAGCCTGGGCTGCGTGACGGTGGCGCACTGGGCGGCGCAGGCGCCGGTCGAGTTGCTGCGCCGTGTGCGCGGCGCGCTGCTGGTGGCGCCGGCCGATGTCGAGCGGCCAGGCTGCCCCGTACCGTTGCAGAACTTCGCGCCGATACCGCGTGATCTGCTGCCCTTTCCCAGCCTGCTAGTGGGCTCCGACAACGACGCGGCGGCCAGTGCCCTGCGTGCCATGGAACTGGCGCGGGCCTGGGGCAGCGAGGCAGCGATCTTGACCGGTGCCGGGCATATCAACGTGAAGTCCGGGCATCGATATTGGGAGCAGGGCTTCGGTTATCTGTATCGCCTGCAGAGCCGCATCGAACAGCAGTCGCGCTTGCGCGCCTGA
- the oscA gene encoding sulfur starvation response protein OscA produces the protein MTATLRNLEGQDEASILREIQTALHGLKFGSVEITVHNGQVVQIERKEKIRLQQPNTKNS, from the coding sequence ATGACTGCGACGCTGAGAAACCTCGAAGGCCAGGATGAAGCCAGCATCCTGCGCGAGATCCAGACCGCCCTGCATGGCCTGAAATTCGGTTCGGTGGAAATCACCGTGCACAACGGCCAGGTCGTGCAGATCGAGCGCAAGGAAAAGATTCGCCTGCAACAACCGAACACCAAGAACAGCTGA
- a CDS encoding sulfate ABC transporter substrate-binding protein produces MSIRRFALAALASTLIAGPAIAQPLLNVSYDPTRELYVEYNAAFNKFWQAKGNPAVAIQQSHGGSGKQARAVIDGLRADVVTLALSGDIDAINLNQQLIDPNWQARLPDNSTPYTSTIVFLVRKGNPKGIKDWDDLVKDGVEVITPNPKTSGGARWNFLAAWAYAREKFGSEDKALEFVTELYRHAPVLDTGARGSTISFVQRGLGDVLLAWENEAYLSLAEEGGDQLEIVTPSLSILAEPPVAVVDANVDRKGTRAVAEAYLEHLYSEEGQRIAAKNFYRPRNEKVAAEFKDQFQDLKLVTIDKDFGGWKEAQPKYFGDGAVFDQIFTKINQ; encoded by the coding sequence ATGTCCATTCGTCGTTTCGCCCTGGCCGCCCTGGCCAGCACCCTGATCGCCGGCCCGGCCATCGCCCAGCCGCTGCTCAACGTGTCCTACGACCCGACCCGTGAGCTGTACGTCGAGTACAACGCCGCCTTCAACAAATTCTGGCAAGCCAAGGGCAACCCCGCCGTCGCCATCCAGCAGTCCCACGGTGGCTCGGGCAAGCAGGCCCGTGCGGTGATCGATGGCCTGCGCGCTGACGTGGTGACCCTGGCCCTGTCCGGCGACATCGACGCGATCAACCTCAACCAGCAGCTGATCGACCCGAACTGGCAGGCGCGCCTGCCGGACAACAGCACCCCCTACACCTCGACCATCGTGTTCCTGGTGCGCAAGGGCAACCCGAAAGGCATCAAGGACTGGGATGACCTGGTCAAAGATGGCGTGGAAGTCATCACCCCGAACCCGAAAACCTCCGGCGGCGCACGCTGGAACTTCCTCGCCGCCTGGGCCTATGCCCGCGAGAAATTCGGCAGCGAAGACAAGGCCCTGGAGTTCGTAACCGAGCTGTACCGTCACGCGCCGGTGCTGGATACCGGCGCACGCGGCTCGACCATCAGCTTCGTCCAGCGTGGCCTGGGTGACGTGCTGCTGGCCTGGGAAAACGAGGCCTACCTGTCGCTGGCCGAAGAAGGCGGCGATCAGCTGGAGATCGTCACCCCGTCGCTGTCGATCCTCGCCGAACCGCCGGTTGCGGTGGTCGATGCCAACGTCGACCGCAAAGGCACCCGCGCCGTGGCCGAAGCCTACCTCGAGCACCTGTACAGCGAAGAAGGCCAGCGCATCGCCGCGAAGAACTTCTATCGCCCACGCAACGAGAAGGTCGCCGCCGAGTTCAAGGACCAGTTCCAGGACCTCAAGCTGGTGACCATCGACAAGGATTTCGGCGGCTGGAAAGAAGCCCAGCCGAAGTACTTCGGTGACGGCGCGGTGTTCGATCAGATCTTCACCAAGATCAACCAGTAA
- the cysT gene encoding sulfate ABC transporter permease subunit CysT: MSRRTSSVIPGFGLTLGYTLTYLALIVLIPLGAMFLFSFQLTSEQWWALLNNRQLQFSLKLSFGTALAAAVLNGILGTIIAWVLVRYSFPGRRIIDAMVDMPFALPTAVAGIALTALYAPNGLIGSLFPFKIAYTPLGITLALVFVTLPFVVRTLQPVLADIPKEVEEAAACLGAKPLQVFRHVLLPSLLPAWLTGFALAFARGVGEYGSVVFIAGNIPLKTEILPLLIVSKLDQYDYPGATAIGVIMLVVSFILLLLINILQRRIQPQL; the protein is encoded by the coding sequence ATGTCTCGTCGAACTTCCTCGGTCATACCCGGCTTCGGGCTGACTCTGGGCTACACCCTTACTTACCTGGCGTTGATCGTGCTGATTCCGCTGGGTGCAATGTTCCTCTTCTCCTTCCAGCTGACCAGCGAGCAATGGTGGGCCCTGCTCAACAACCGTCAGTTGCAGTTCTCGCTGAAACTGTCGTTCGGCACTGCTCTAGCCGCCGCCGTACTCAACGGTATTCTCGGCACCATAATCGCCTGGGTGCTGGTGCGCTACAGCTTTCCTGGCCGGCGCATCATCGACGCCATGGTCGACATGCCCTTCGCCCTGCCCACCGCCGTGGCCGGTATCGCGCTCACCGCGCTGTACGCACCCAACGGTCTGATCGGCTCGCTGTTCCCGTTCAAGATTGCCTATACCCCGCTGGGCATCACCCTGGCGCTGGTGTTCGTCACCCTGCCATTCGTGGTGCGCACGCTGCAGCCGGTGCTGGCCGACATTCCCAAGGAAGTCGAAGAAGCCGCCGCCTGCCTGGGTGCCAAGCCGTTGCAGGTGTTCCGCCACGTACTGCTGCCGAGCCTGCTGCCGGCCTGGTTGACCGGTTTCGCCCTGGCCTTCGCCCGCGGTGTCGGTGAGTACGGCTCGGTGGTGTTCATTGCCGGCAACATCCCGCTGAAGACCGAGATCCTGCCGCTGCTGATCGTCTCCAAGCTGGACCAGTACGACTACCCGGGCGCCACCGCCATCGGTGTGATCATGCTGGTGGTCTCGTTCATCCTGCTGCTGCTGATCAACATCCTGCAGCGCCGCATTCAGCCGCAACTCTGA
- the cysW gene encoding sulfate ABC transporter permease subunit CysW produces the protein MSLATLGKNAAARPASRSPGAIALIVIAWAVFAVILLLPLYMVLSQGLSRGLEFFWQAISEPDAISALKLTLLATAISVPLNLVFGVAAAWAVTKFEFRGKSILITLIDMPFSVSPVVAGLIYVLLFGSQSFLAPYLDSQNLQIVYAVPGIVLATIFVTLPFVARELIPLMEEQGTTEEEAARLLGANGWQMFWHVTLPNVKWALIYGVVLCTARAMGEFGAVSVVSGHIRGYTNTLPLHIEILYNEYNIVAAFSVAILLLVMALVVLLLRQWSEARLSRQLQANRED, from the coding sequence ATGAGCCTTGCAACCCTCGGCAAGAACGCGGCTGCGCGTCCGGCCAGTCGCTCCCCCGGCGCCATCGCCCTGATCGTCATCGCCTGGGCGGTGTTCGCGGTGATCCTGCTGCTACCGCTTTATATGGTGCTCAGCCAGGGCCTTAGCCGTGGTCTGGAGTTCTTCTGGCAGGCGATCAGCGAGCCGGATGCCATTTCCGCACTCAAGCTGACCTTGCTCGCCACCGCCATCTCGGTGCCGCTTAACCTGGTGTTCGGCGTTGCCGCTGCCTGGGCGGTGACCAAGTTCGAATTCCGCGGCAAGAGCATCCTGATCACCCTGATCGACATGCCGTTCTCGGTGTCGCCAGTGGTCGCCGGCTTGATCTACGTGCTGCTGTTCGGCTCGCAGAGTTTTCTCGCGCCGTATCTCGACTCGCAAAACCTGCAGATCGTCTACGCCGTGCCGGGCATCGTCCTGGCCACCATCTTCGTCACCCTCCCCTTCGTCGCCCGCGAGCTGATCCCGCTGATGGAGGAACAGGGCACCACCGAGGAAGAGGCCGCGCGCCTGCTCGGTGCCAATGGTTGGCAGATGTTCTGGCATGTCACGCTGCCTAACGTAAAATGGGCGCTGATTTACGGCGTGGTGCTGTGCACCGCGCGGGCGATGGGCGAATTCGGCGCAGTTTCGGTGGTTTCCGGGCATATTCGCGGGTACACCAACACCCTGCCGCTGCACATCGAGATTCTCTACAACGAGTACAACATCGTCGCCGCCTTCAGCGTGGCGATCCTGCTGCTCGTCATGGCCCTGGTGGTGCTGCTGCTTCGCCAATGGAGCGAAGCGCGTCTGAGCCGCCAGCTACAAGCCAACCGAGAAGACTGA
- a CDS encoding sulfate/molybdate ABC transporter ATP-binding protein yields MSIEVKGVNKQFGQFKALNEINLSIQSGELVALLGPSGCGKTTLLRIIAGLETPDSGTIGFHGEDVSEHDVRDRNVGFVFQHYALFRHMTVFDNVAFGLRMKPKRERPSEEVIQQKVHELLNLVQLDWLGDRYPEQLSGGQRQRIALARALAVEPKVLLLDEPFGALDAKVRKELRRWLARLHEEVHLTSVFVTHDQEEAMEVADRIVVMNKGVIEQIGTPAEVYEHPASDFVYHFLGDANRLYVGNDHHVLFRPHEVDLSSEPSPEHKAGEVRDIRLLGAITRITLKVEGQDELIEAEVAKDHASLDNLARGTTLYFKPKGGKPVSAQA; encoded by the coding sequence ATGAGTATCGAAGTCAAAGGCGTCAACAAGCAGTTCGGCCAGTTCAAGGCGCTGAACGAGATCAACCTGAGCATCCAGAGCGGCGAGCTGGTCGCCCTGCTCGGCCCATCCGGCTGCGGCAAGACCACCCTGCTGCGCATCATCGCCGGCCTGGAAACCCCGGACAGCGGCACCATCGGCTTCCACGGCGAGGACGTGTCCGAGCACGATGTGCGTGATCGCAACGTCGGCTTCGTGTTCCAGCACTACGCGCTGTTCCGCCACATGACGGTGTTCGACAACGTCGCCTTCGGCTTGCGCATGAAGCCCAAGCGCGAGCGCCCGAGCGAAGAGGTGATCCAGCAGAAGGTGCACGAGCTGCTCAACCTGGTGCAACTCGACTGGCTCGGCGACCGCTACCCGGAGCAGCTGTCCGGCGGCCAGCGCCAGCGTATCGCCCTGGCACGCGCCCTGGCGGTAGAGCCGAAAGTATTGCTGCTCGACGAACCCTTCGGCGCGTTGGACGCCAAGGTGCGCAAGGAGCTGCGCCGCTGGCTGGCGCGCCTGCACGAAGAAGTGCACCTGACCAGCGTATTCGTCACCCACGACCAGGAAGAAGCCATGGAAGTGGCCGACCGCATCGTGGTGATGAACAAGGGCGTGATCGAGCAGATCGGCACCCCGGCCGAGGTCTACGAGCACCCGGCCAGCGATTTCGTCTACCACTTCCTCGGTGACGCCAACCGCCTCTACGTCGGCAATGACCACCACGTGCTGTTCCGCCCGCACGAGGTCGACCTGTCCAGCGAACCGAGCCCGGAGCACAAGGCCGGCGAAGTGCGCGACATCCGCCTGCTCGGCGCCATCACCCGCATCACCCTCAAGGTCGAGGGCCAGGACGAGCTGATCGAAGCGGAAGTGGCCAAGGACCACGCCAGCCTGGACAACCTGGCGCGCGGCACCACCCTGTACTTCAAGCCCAAGGGTGGCAAGCCGGTCAGCGCCCAGGCCTGA
- a CDS encoding ArsR/SmtB family transcription factor, whose product MEYAPGFSSIAALLADAGRASMVWALMDGSARPAGELALLAGLSPSSTSAHLAKLVEGGLLVQQRHGRNRFYRLAGPEVGQLVEALANAALAAQPRQARPLPASRGTPQAMREARTCYDHLAGELAVGMFARMCAADWLLEQDGALAVTATGEQHLQALGIDWPQVQRQRRQRLCACPDWSERKPHLGGALGAALLALFEGHGWLQRSQDSRALQVSAQGRKAIMAIALE is encoded by the coding sequence ATGGAATACGCACCGGGTTTCAGTTCGATTGCCGCGCTGCTCGCCGATGCCGGACGCGCCAGCATGGTCTGGGCACTGATGGACGGTAGTGCACGGCCGGCCGGCGAGCTGGCCTTGCTGGCGGGGCTGTCGCCTTCGTCGACCAGCGCGCACCTGGCCAAGCTGGTGGAGGGCGGCCTGCTGGTGCAACAGCGCCACGGGCGTAATCGCTTTTACCGCCTGGCCGGGCCGGAAGTGGGTCAGTTGGTGGAGGCGCTGGCCAATGCGGCGCTCGCCGCACAGCCACGTCAGGCTCGCCCGCTGCCGGCGTCGCGCGGTACGCCGCAGGCGATGCGTGAGGCACGCACCTGCTACGACCATCTGGCCGGCGAGCTGGCGGTGGGGATGTTTGCGCGCATGTGCGCAGCCGACTGGCTGCTGGAGCAGGATGGCGCGCTGGCCGTCACGGCAACGGGCGAACAGCACCTGCAGGCATTGGGGATCGATTGGCCGCAGGTGCAACGGCAGCGCCGCCAGCGTCTGTGTGCCTGCCCCGACTGGAGCGAGCGCAAGCCGCATCTGGGTGGCGCGCTGGGCGCGGCATTGCTGGCGCTGTTCGAAGGGCACGGCTGGCTGCAGCGCAGCCAGGATTCGCGTGCCCTGCAGGTATCAGCGCAAGGACGCAAGGCGATCATGGCGATCGCCCTGGAGTAG